The Spartobacteria bacterium genome has a window encoding:
- the topB gene encoding DNA topoisomerase III produces MKLIITEKPSVARDIASVLGLKTRHEGFIEGKDCAITWAFGHLVTLLEPHEYNPGLKRWRLASLPFVPDAFKLKLVSNRGVEQQFEIIRSLLAQADDIVCATDAGREGELIFRYLLEFADFTEKPFRRLWLNSLTKDAILEAFRTLKDGHEYDDLYLAAKCRSESDWIVGLNATRAYTVAYGHSGGGKNVLWSVGRVQTPVLAMIVTRDDEIRHFIPQPFWECTTTYRNAVFKYTGERFESEEKAQQLVAKVTNQPFTITGISGSKKSEKPPQLYDLTSLQRDMNKLIGLSATDTLTAAQQLYEKKLITYPRTDSRYLNKDMKPQVATVLKELSSIRPEQIAVLDLTALPFTSRIMDDKKVTDHHAIIPTGLSGSLGGHERAVFDAVVTQFIAAFYPDCVKKLTTVDGESASVPFQAKGTQILKEGWTMLYPQKGLTANSDNQELPAFKKGESGSHTPAIREGKTKPPSHFTENSLLAAMESAGRMIDDEELREALKQRGIGTPATRAAIIETLINRHYIERDKKKLLATDMGQFLISIIMDRLLKSPEMTGEWEGQLKQIEQHAGDAPLFMKNIADYTGDLVRGTMKFRVDPSKWGHCPLCGHPVIAGQRGLGCSQWKKGCPFVLWREYKELILEDNQLRELLQRSILLTPVTLPKEGRRVLRLTHMGQILDIDCPSRDRQVTNRNT; encoded by the coding sequence TTGGGCTTTTGGACACCTTGTTACGCTACTGGAGCCGCACGAGTATAATCCAGGACTGAAGCGCTGGCGACTGGCGTCCCTCCCCTTTGTTCCTGATGCATTTAAACTGAAACTCGTCAGCAATCGCGGCGTCGAGCAACAGTTTGAAATAATCCGATCATTGCTGGCGCAGGCCGATGATATTGTTTGTGCGACAGATGCGGGACGCGAGGGAGAACTTATTTTTCGGTACCTGCTTGAATTTGCTGATTTTACCGAAAAACCGTTCCGGCGTTTGTGGCTGAATTCGCTGACGAAAGACGCCATACTGGAAGCGTTTCGCACACTCAAAGACGGGCACGAATATGATGACTTGTACCTCGCTGCGAAATGTCGCAGTGAATCCGATTGGATCGTGGGACTGAATGCCACTCGAGCCTACACCGTGGCCTATGGACATTCCGGAGGCGGCAAGAACGTATTATGGTCTGTGGGACGTGTGCAAACACCGGTATTGGCTATGATCGTTACGAGAGATGATGAAATACGGCATTTTATCCCTCAGCCTTTCTGGGAATGCACCACTACCTATCGCAATGCGGTCTTTAAGTATACCGGCGAACGGTTTGAGAGTGAGGAAAAAGCACAACAGCTGGTTGCTAAAGTTACAAATCAGCCCTTTACCATTACCGGCATCAGCGGCAGTAAAAAAAGTGAAAAGCCGCCGCAACTGTATGATTTGACCAGTCTTCAGCGTGATATGAATAAACTGATCGGTCTTTCAGCAACCGACACACTGACCGCCGCCCAGCAGCTGTATGAAAAAAAATTGATCACCTACCCACGAACTGACTCTCGCTACTTGAATAAAGACATGAAACCACAAGTCGCAACGGTACTGAAAGAGCTGTCATCCATTCGCCCAGAGCAAATTGCCGTACTGGATCTGACTGCACTGCCTTTCACCAGCCGCATTATGGACGACAAAAAAGTCACGGATCATCATGCGATCATCCCCACCGGCCTATCCGGATCATTGGGTGGACATGAGCGCGCTGTATTTGATGCGGTGGTAACGCAGTTTATCGCGGCCTTTTATCCTGACTGCGTTAAAAAACTAACCACTGTTGATGGGGAATCCGCGTCCGTCCCGTTTCAAGCCAAGGGAACCCAGATACTGAAGGAAGGCTGGACCATGCTCTACCCACAAAAAGGTCTGACCGCAAACAGCGACAATCAGGAGCTGCCTGCGTTCAAAAAAGGGGAAAGCGGATCCCACACCCCCGCCATCCGGGAGGGCAAAACCAAGCCGCCATCGCATTTCACTGAAAACTCACTGCTGGCCGCCATGGAATCTGCCGGGCGTATGATAGATGATGAAGAACTGCGTGAAGCCCTGAAACAGCGGGGAATTGGAACTCCAGCTACACGCGCGGCCATCATTGAAACGTTGATCAATCGCCATTATATCGAACGTGATAAAAAGAAACTGTTAGCGACGGACATGGGACAGTTTCTTATATCGATCATTATGGATCGATTATTAAAATCACCGGAAATGACAGGCGAATGGGAGGGACAGCTCAAGCAGATTGAACAGCATGCGGGCGATGCACCGCTGTTTATGAAGAACATCGCCGATTACACGGGCGATCTGGTCAGAGGTACGATGAAATTCCGTGTCGATCCTTCAAAATGGGGACACTGTCCGCTGTGCGGCCATCCAGTGATCGCGGGTCAACGGGGACTGGGCTGCTCGCAATGGAAAAAGGGCTGCCCCTTCGTTCTATGGCGCGAATATAAGGAGCTCATACTGGAAGATAATCAACTGCGCGAATTACTGCAGCGCAGCATTCTACTGACTCCAGTCACCCTTCCCAAAGA